A portion of the Salmo trutta chromosome 1, fSalTru1.1, whole genome shotgun sequence genome contains these proteins:
- the LOC115203748 gene encoding myosin regulatory light chain 2, skeletal muscle isoform type 2 gives MAPKKAKRRGAAAEGGSSNVFSMFEQSQIQEYKEAFTIIDQNRDGIISKDDLRDVLASMGQLNVKNEELEAMVKEASGPINFTVFLTMFGEKLKGADPEDVIVSAFKVLDPEATGFIKKEFLQELLTTQCDRFSAEEMKNLWAAFPPDVAGNVDYKQICYVITHGEEKEE, from the exons ATG GCACCCAAGAAGGCCAAGAGGAGGGGAGCAGCAGCAGAGGGCGGTTCCTCCAACGTGTTCTCCATGTTTGAGCAGAGCCAGATCCAGGAGTACAAGGAG gCTTTCACAATTATTGACCAGAACAGAGACGGTATCATCAGCAAGGATGACTTGAGGGACGTGCTGGCCTCAATGG GCCAGTTGAATGTGAAGAATGAGGAGCTGGAAGCCATGGTCAAGGAGGCCAGCGGCCCCATCAACTTCACCGTCTTCCTCACCATGTTCGGAGAGAAGCTCAAGG GTGCTGATCCCGAGGATGTCATCGTTAGTGCTTTCAAGGTCCTGGACCCCGAGGCTACCGGTTTCATCAAGAAGGAATT ccTTCAGGAGCTCCTGACCACTCAGTGCGACAGGTTCTCTGCAGAGGAG atGAAGAACCTGTGGGCTGCCTTCCCCCCAGATGTGGCCGGCAACGTAGACTACAAGCAAATCTGCTACGTCATCACACacggagaggagaaggaggagtaa
- the LOC115203735 gene encoding sesquipedalian-1, with product MKIHEKILTHYLSCTSPIDKEGYLYKKKERTSSYQRRWFVLKANLLFYQERPADRHLLGVIVLEGCAVQRCESEGGLFAFSMVFRGSGLKTYRLAAEDQLGQESWVKALLIASHCYLSLLVRDLGKQYKEAKRQAGPAESHQRTTVTGPGSMCLTQSMTYLNSCSSSFLMPGPVRREGGNHSASNVLQAPPIPSNVISKRSPKHWPKRNAHVTPINGPAPPYGEWPQVDFDPLEDFTKLHDYYGEEVKQLRADWLRRRQEEEEHLEEDLIDLSEH from the exons ATGAAGATCCATGAGAAGATTTTAACCCATTACCTGTCCTGCACCTCACCGATAGATAAAGAAGGATATCTCTACAAAAAG AAAGAGAGGACCTCCTCCTACCAGAGGCGCTGGTTTGTCCTGAAAGCCAATCTGCTGTTCTACCAGGAGCGTCCGGCAGATCGACACCTGCTGGGGGTTATTGTCCTAGAGGGCTGTGCTGTCCAGCGCTGTGAGTCTGAGGGAGGACTGTTTGCCTTCTCCATGGTGTTCAGAGGTTCAGGGCTGAAAACATACAGGCTTGCTGCTGAGGACCAGCTGGGCCAGGAGAGCTGGGTCAAAGCCCTGCTCATAGCCAGCCACTGCTACCTTTCACTGCTGGTCAGAGACCTGGGGAAGCAGTACAAAG AAGCTAAACGCCAAGCTGGCCCTGCTGAATCCCATCAACGAACCACTGTGACTGGTCCAGGCTCAATGTGCCTTACCCAATCCATGACTTACCTGAACTCatgctcctcctccttcctcatgcCAGGACCagtgaggagagaagggggaaacCACAGTGCCAGTAATGTATTACAAGCCCCTCCAATCCCCAGCAACGTGATCAGTAAGAGGTCCCCTAAGCATTGGCCCAAGAGAAACGCACATGTCACACCGATAAATGGACCAGCACCACCATATGGGGAATGGCCACAAGTGGACTTTGATCCTCTAGAGGATTTCACCAAGCTACATGATTACTATGGAGAGGAGGTGAAGCAGCTGAGAGCTGATTGGCtgaggaggaggcaggaggaagaggagcaccttGAGGAGGATCTCATTGACCTGAGTGAACACTGA
- the LOC115203740 gene encoding TBC1 domain family member 10B, translating into MAEISALIPSPPAIGDTHAAPSFPIPSTAPPPPSSSTPEPPKENPIPKSSLYGDKASLTLTVPGETLPSHPPSPKSPKRGGRGPPPSPPKRVSSALTPETPVPSPLIPPERPAPLPVIALDTPAIPPVDVVLRQREGVKETDMEAVLAVKQEVSNPGGKELLNAPSEGPTQAHSEQEVQGVTQQTTSPSSCLNLTPNLYPSVHVTVNTNPATDYAQPQSMVESPPPPAPTYTPPPPDSTQAAAAPEAQNPQPPEESQNPHPNPQPPPKLDTPSLSPIPETSSQSPRRAELPNTPSRAGHPSPPVIQEPVSLSLPYPRAPAPDTLSYLESASMMSGTLESLSGLGEDGSSIGSDSEINGLAVRRTDKYGFLGGTQYSEGRWACDKDIRVDVARQRELKWLDMFNNWDKWVSRRFQKVKLRCRKGIPSSLRAKAWQLLSNSKELLDSNPGKFEELEREQGDPKWLDIIEKDLHRQFPFHEMFAARGGHGQQDLYRVLKAYTVYRPEEGYCQAQAPVAAVLLMHMPAEHAFWCLVQICETYLPGYYSAGLEAIQLDGEIFFSLLRRVCPMAYRHLKKFKIDPILYMTEWFMCVFSRTLPWSCVLRVWDMFFCEGVKIVFRVGLVLLKQMLGSVDKLREVQGMYETMERLRNIPPESVREDLLVQEVVSLAVTEALIERECSIQVRKWRESRGELTHQPVRRLHGTRDIHEHKRRASAISSGGSFSFLGSIPPPGPLRASSSLLSLPGFRKSKTPFRSQKKGSFSGASGMEAMQRQNPSAAASSPAHKPPMSSGSVARAPASQSPLVGSGPGPSSGPAQTSAQSQPGASAPAPVHHTPPNTLSPKVTSEQITPTIPSPTANNTPLPPFPDGGRGGGAAAAATGGEDDRKKKRSKEDKKKEKEEEKRKEKEKKKDKADKESQKKEKEWAEKEKKKEKGGKK; encoded by the exons ATGGCCGAAATCTCCGCCCTTATCCCCTCACCTCCAGCTATAGGTGACACACATGCTGCCCCCTCCTTCCCCATACCCTCTActgccccccctcctcccagCAGCAGCACCCCAGAGCCCCCTAAGGAGAACCCCATCCCCAAGTCCTCTCTGTACGGTGACAAAGCTTCTCTGACATTAACTGTACCAGGAGAGACGCTTCCTTCTCACCCTCCTTCTCCCAAGTCTCCcaagaggggggggagaggaccTCCACCGAGTCCCCCCAAACGCGTCTCATCAGCGTTAACTCCAGAGACTCCAGTGCCCTCACCTCTAATACCCCCAGAGAGACCTGCCCCCTTACCTGTAATAGCCCTAGATACTCCTGCCATCCCACCTGTAGATGTAGTATTGCGGCAGAGGGAAGGAGTGAAGGAGACAGACATGGAGGCAGTGTTGGCTGTAAAGCAGGAAGTGAGTAACCCAGGGGGCAAGGAGCTGTTAAATGCCCCCTCAGAGGGCCCTACACAGGCCCACAGTGAGCAAGAGGTACAGGGGGTAACACAGCAGACTACCAGCCCCTCCTCCTGTCTTAATCTCACCCCTAATCTCTACCCCAGTGTTCATGTCACTGTGAACACTAATCCTGCTACTGATTATGCTCAGCCTCAGTCTATGGTggaatctccccctcctcctgccCCCACTTACACTCCCCCTCCTCCAGACTCCACCCAAGCAGCTGCAGCCCCTGAAGCACAAAATCCTCAGCCACCAGAAGAAAGCCAAAACCCTCACCCAAACCCTCAACCCCCTCCCAAACTGGACACCCCCAGCCTGTCTCCCATCCCTGAGACCTCAAGCCAATCTCCCAGAAGGGCAGAGCTACCCAACACCCCCTCCAGAGCAGGGCACCCCAGCCCTCCAGTGATCCAGgaacctgtctccctctccctgccctaCCCCAGAGCCCCAGCCCCAGACACCCTCAGCTACCTGGAGTCAGCCAGCATGATGTCAGGGACCCTGGAGAGTCTGTCTGGCCTGGGGGAGGATGGAAGCTCTATCGGGTCAGACTCAGAGATCAACGGCCTAGCTGTCAGACGCACTGACAAATATGGCTTCCTCGGCGGGACCCAGTACAGCGAGGGCAGGTGGGCAtg TGATAAGGACATCAGAGTTGATGTAGCACGGCAGAGAGAGCTGAAATGGCTGGACATGTTCAACAATTGGGACAAATGGGTCTCAAGACGCTTCCAAAAG gTGAAGTTGCGCTGTAGGAAGGGGATCCCCTCTTCTCTCCGGGCTAAAGCCTGGCAGCTGCTCTCCAACAGCAAGGAGCTCCTGGACTCCAACCCCGGCAAGTTTGAG GAGTtggagagggagcagggagacCCTAAATGGTTGGACATTATAGAGAAGGACCTGCATAGACAGTTCCCCTTCCATGAGATGTTTGCTGCTCGCGGTGGACACGG GCAGCAGGATCTGTACCGGGTACTGAAAGCCTACACAGTGTACAGACCTGAAGAGGGATACTGCCAGGCCCAGGCCCCGGTGGCTGCTGTCCTGCTCATGCACATGCCTGCTGAG CATGCCTTCTGGTGTCTGGTGCAGATCTGTGAGACGTACCTGCCTGGATACTATAGCGCTGGATTG GAAGCAATCCAGTTGGATGGAGAGATCTTCTTCTCTCTGCTACGTCGTGTCTGTCCCATGGCCTACCGTCACCTGAAGAAGTTTAAGATAGACCCCATTCTTTACATGACCGAGTGGTTCATGTGTGTCTTCTCACGCACCCTGCCGTGGTCCTGTGTGCTACGTGTGTGGGACATGTTCTTCTGTGAGg GAGTGAAGATAGTGTTCCGTGTGGGCCTGGTGCTGCTCAAGCAGATGCTTGGCTCGGTGGATAAACTGCGGGAGGTCCAGGGCATGTACGAAACCATGGAGCGCCTCAGGAACATCCCACCTGAGTCTGTCAGAGAGGACCTACTGGTGCAGGAG GTGGTGTCCCTGGCGGTGACTGAGGCACTGATCGAGAGGGAGTGCAGTATTCAGGTAAGGAAGTGGAGGGAGTCCAGGGGCGAACTTACCCACCAGCCTGTCCGAAGGCTCCACGGGACACGGGACATCCACGAGCACAAGCGTCGGGCCTCCGCCATCAGCTCCGGGGGTAGCTTCTCCTTCCTGGGGTCCATCCCCCCTCCAGGGCCCCTCAGGGCCTCCTCCAGCCTGCTCTCCCTCCCCGGCTTCCGCAAGTCCAAAACCCCCTTCCGCTCTCAGAAGAAGGGCTCCTTCTCTGGGGCCTCTGGGATGGAGGCCATGCAGCGACAGAACCCCTCAGCGGCAGCTTCAAGCCCCGCCCACAAACCACCCATGTCTAGTGGCTCTGTAGCTAGGGCGCCTGCCTCTCAGAGTCCTTTGGTTGGGTCTGGTCCAGGCCCCTCTTCTGGCCCAGCTCAGACCTCAGCACAGAGCCAGCCTGGTGcatcagccccagccccagtacaCCATACACCACCCAACACCCTTTCCCCCAAAGTCACTTCTGAGCAGATCACACCCACCATCCCATCACCCACCGCTAACAACACGCCTCTGCCCCCGTTCCcagacggagggagaggaggaggagcagcagcagcagctacaggaggagaggatgacaggaagaagaagaggagcaaGGAAGACaagaagaaagagaaggaggaggagaagaggaaagagaaggagaagaagaaggacaaAGCAGACAAGGAGAGccagaagaaggagaaggagtgggcagagaaagagaagaaaaaggAGAAAGGGGGGAAGAAATAG